The Gemmatimonadota bacterium sequence CGGTCCGGCTGATGGTCTTCCTGGAGGGAGCCCTCCTCCTCCTCCTGCTCCTGGTGGTCCCCTGGTCGGCCCAGGCCCAGCTGAAGCTCATGGACCCCGCCGACCTGCGTCGCATCCCGGCCTACCTGGAGTCCATGGTGGCCATCGGTGTGCTGGGCGCCCTGGGGCTCTGGCTCGGCACCTGGCGGTGGGGGCTGGCCGGCCTGGGCCTGGCCGCTCCGGCCTCGTGGAGCGTCGTGCTGCTCCAGGCCGCCCTGCTGGCGGGGACGTCCGTGGCGATCACCGAGGGACTGGATCGGTGGCGGGCCCGCCGCGGGGAGTCCGAGAGCGCCTGGGTGCTGGCGCTCCTGCCCGTCACCCTGCGGGAGAAGTGGGTCTTCGCCGGCCTTTCGGTGATGGCGGGGGTAGGAGAGGAGATCGCGTACCGCGGCTTCGCCTTCCAGCTGCTGGCGCTCTGGACGGGCAGCCCCCTGATCGCGGGGGTCGTGACCGCGATGGCGTTCGGGTGGGTGCACGCGTACCAGGGCACGTTCGGGCGCATCCGGGCCGGCCTTTTGGGGGTGGTGCTCACCCTTCCGGTGTGGCTGGGCTGGGGGCTGTGGCCGTCCATCCTGGCACACACGATGATCGACTGGATCGGCGGGCTGCTCCTCGGAGAGCGATGGACGCGCCGCGCCGCCGAACGAACGGGAGTCGAATGGAGATCGACGTAGCGCTGTTGGCGGACGCGGCCACGATCGACGCGGCCGGGAAGATCAACATCCTGGGCGCCTTCGACCGCATCGA is a genomic window containing:
- a CDS encoding CPBP family intramembrane glutamic endopeptidase, translated to MVFLEGALLLLLLLVVPWSAQAQLKLMDPADLRRIPAYLESMVAIGVLGALGLWLGTWRWGLAGLGLAAPASWSVVLLQAALLAGTSVAITEGLDRWRARRGESESAWVLALLPVTLREKWVFAGLSVMAGVGEEIAYRGFAFQLLALWTGSPLIAGVVTAMAFGWVHAYQGTFGRIRAGLLGVVLTLPVWLGWGLWPSILAHTMIDWIGGLLLGERWTRRAAERTGVEWRST